One part of the Magallana gigas chromosome 5, xbMagGiga1.1, whole genome shotgun sequence genome encodes these proteins:
- the LOC105326590 gene encoding ryncolin-1 isoform X1 — MWTLIMAMVVGGVTCTAGGIKLHLSDEMKSMLEKSNWDHQNTALSIHGPITLDVHSSFKLKKGQVFLKSWVHRRHKDCAHIKKHRPLSRDGVYTIYPALGMNKTVFCDMSTDGGGWTVIQKRIDGDTNFFRNWKEYKNGFGHVEDEYWLGNDAIHALTKDKKQILRIDLMKFSREKAHATYSSFFVDSEANKYKLVLGSFKGTKGLGDSFNHSNNSYFTTKGADNDNYKSNCADIFKAGWWFNACTNLNLNGEYRKASRKDGTELSWYHWGDSWRSLKSAKMMIRPSQIV, encoded by the exons ATGTGGACACTTATAATGGCGATGGTCGTTGGGGGAGTTACATGTACTGCCGGGGGAATCAAGCTTCACTTGTCAG ATGAGATGAAGTCTATGTTAGAGAAGTCAAATTGGGATCATCAGAACACAGCTCTGTCTATCCATGGTCCGATAACTCTGGATGTGCACTCTAGTTTTAAATTGAAGAAGGGACAAGTGTTTCTGAAATCAT GGGTCCACAGAAGACACAAAGACTGTGCTCACATAAAGAAGCACAGGCCGCTGAGTCGAGACGGGGTGTACACAATTTACCCAGCCCTGGGGATGAATAAAACAGTGTTCTGTGACATGAGCACCGACGGAGGGGGTTGGACG GTTATTCAAAAGAGAATAGACGGGGACACAAATTTTTTCAGAAACTGGAAAGAATATAAAAACGGATTTGGACACGTGGAAGATGAATATTGGCTTG GAAATGACGCCATTCACGCattaacaaaagataaaaaacaaattcttaGAATCGatttgatgaagttttccagGGAGAAAGCCCATGCGACATACTCTTCATTTTTTGTGGATAGTGAGGCTAACAAATACAAACTTGTACTTGGAAGCTTCAAGGGAACTAAAGGTCTAG gAGACAGTTTCAACCATTCAAACAATTCGTATTTCACTACCAAGGGTGCAGATAATGACAACTATAAAAGCAATTGTGCCGACATCTTTAAGGCAGGATGGTGGTTCAATGCTTGTACAAACTTAAATTTGAATGGGGAATACAGAAAGGCCTCTCGAAAGGACGGCACAGAATTGTCTTGGTACCACTGGGGAGATTCATGGAGGTCACTGAAATCGGCGAAAATGATGATACGTCCATCGCAAATTGTTTAA